One window from the genome of Cytobacillus oceanisediminis encodes:
- a CDS encoding response regulator transcription factor — MKKILILEDEIEIGQTLQYILEREGYEADHHSSGDEAVQAALEKDYDLILLDIMLKQQSVDTTITNGLEAARKISQQKSTPYIFLTSRAESFDVMVGLDLGAEDYITKPYDITELLARIRAVLRRHDRTNAGINTGILESGPLKVNLLSHKVWVDGIEVKLPNQQFELLHYLMEHKNEIVSKDELYKNIWGYEPYAAMGTNTLEVNIKRLRNSIGSQLIKTIRGKGYVLEAD; from the coding sequence ATGAAAAAAATTCTGATTCTTGAAGATGAAATCGAAATCGGGCAAACCCTTCAATATATTTTGGAGAGAGAGGGTTATGAAGCAGACCATCATTCGTCCGGGGATGAAGCGGTCCAGGCAGCATTGGAAAAGGATTACGATTTAATTTTATTGGATATTATGCTGAAGCAGCAAAGCGTGGATACGACTATCACCAATGGTCTTGAAGCGGCCAGGAAAATTAGCCAGCAAAAATCTACACCCTATATCTTTCTCACCTCGAGGGCAGAATCTTTCGATGTGATGGTAGGTTTGGATTTGGGCGCTGAGGATTACATTACAAAACCCTATGATATTACAGAGCTGCTTGCGAGAATCAGGGCGGTTTTGCGAAGGCATGACAGGACAAATGCTGGCATCAATACAGGGATTTTGGAATCTGGCCCTCTAAAGGTGAACCTTTTATCACATAAGGTTTGGGTAGATGGGATAGAGGTAAAGCTCCCCAATCAGCAGTTTGAATTACTGCATTATTTAATGGAGCACAAAAATGAGATTGTTTCCAAGGATGAACTTTATAAGAATATCTGGGGATATGAACCCTATGCAGCTATGGGCACGAATACGCTTGAGGTCAATATTAAACGCCTTCGAAATTCTATAGGTTCACAGTTGATTAAAACGATCAGGGGTAAGGGCTATGTTTTGGAAGCGGATTAA
- a CDS encoding sensor histidine kinase yields the protein MFWKRIKIIADGSRLQGRIILTALAIIVCSSFPISAYFLYQEMENVATTVWSNMQWRAFKIENAVRGAGSVEDVSPTFWDGMNYPGEDITVTEDNQSYAIPGFERETELSSFESEMASSFISLLFKLNEGNLKKIKKNHDVEVYLSEGKLQGVFIHRFVHYETQRPVEVKLSRNVWPALSKPVDDYVNRVLIFLGWFTLIGFLGTWLILRLIFRPLGKAIDESFEEVKNNNYRTRVRVDPRFGREISRIIDKLNSVLDRMQEIVRDNINSMQDVSHEINTQLTAIKQSVDVIKLYGNGDKALVNQRLSAIEQSVERTKQIMLALLALAKLRQGSYEANPMEQPVRSLLEDFMAHQRRVFSTAVFNVQYESEDPKIYIDRDHFHLALNPIIENAVKYSFKDSKEVIVKVKEVGKETHVSVTNSGNQISPKEVPHLFERYYRGTNYSYKQGSGLGLHIAIEVVNLYKGARIDVVSEQGFNTFTLVFPRKK from the coding sequence ATGTTTTGGAAGCGGATTAAGATAATCGCAGATGGTTCCCGGCTTCAAGGCAGAATTATACTGACTGCACTGGCCATTATCGTATGTTCTTCTTTTCCAATCAGCGCATATTTTCTATATCAGGAAATGGAGAACGTTGCTACCACCGTCTGGAGCAATATGCAATGGAGAGCATTTAAAATAGAGAATGCCGTCAGGGGGGCTGGCAGCGTTGAAGATGTAAGCCCAACTTTTTGGGATGGGATGAACTATCCTGGCGAAGATATAACAGTAACTGAAGACAATCAATCTTATGCAATTCCAGGTTTTGAGAGGGAAACGGAGCTTAGCAGTTTTGAAAGCGAGATGGCTTCTAGCTTTATTTCCCTTTTGTTTAAGTTGAATGAAGGCAATCTCAAAAAGATAAAGAAAAATCACGATGTTGAGGTCTATCTAAGTGAAGGGAAATTACAGGGTGTATTCATTCACCGATTTGTTCATTATGAGACTCAACGGCCAGTTGAAGTCAAGCTTTCAAGAAATGTTTGGCCGGCTTTAAGTAAACCTGTAGATGATTATGTGAATAGGGTTTTGATTTTCCTTGGATGGTTTACACTTATTGGTTTTTTGGGAACCTGGCTCATATTGAGACTTATCTTCCGTCCGTTAGGGAAAGCCATTGATGAGAGTTTTGAAGAAGTTAAAAATAATAATTACCGAACAAGGGTTAGAGTAGATCCACGGTTTGGAAGAGAGATATCAAGAATCATAGATAAGCTGAATTCTGTACTAGACAGAATGCAAGAAATTGTCAGGGATAATATCAATTCTATGCAGGATGTGTCCCATGAAATCAATACACAGCTTACTGCCATAAAGCAATCAGTCGATGTTATCAAGCTTTATGGCAATGGTGATAAGGCGCTGGTCAACCAGAGACTGTCCGCGATTGAACAGAGTGTTGAGAGGACAAAACAAATCATGCTGGCATTGCTTGCATTGGCAAAATTAAGGCAAGGTTCCTATGAGGCTAATCCGATGGAACAGCCGGTTAGATCACTTCTTGAAGACTTTATGGCACATCAAAGGCGTGTATTTTCCACTGCGGTCTTTAATGTACAATACGAATCGGAAGACCCTAAAATCTATATAGACCGGGATCATTTCCATCTGGCACTCAACCCGATAATAGAAAATGCGGTGAAGTATAGTTTTAAAGACAGCAAGGAAGTCATTGTAAAGGTAAAGGAAGTCGGTAAGGAAACGCATGTGAGTGTCACAAACAGCGGGAATCAAATTAGTCCTAAAGAAGTTCCCCACCTTTTTGAGCGTTATTACAGGGGAACTAATTATAGCTATAAGCAAGGCTCTGGTCTTGGGCTTCATATAGCCATTGAAGTTGTAAACTTGTACAAGGGAGCAAGAATAGATGTTGTCAGCGAACAAGGCTTTAACACTTTCACTCTTGTATTTCCAAGAAAAAAATAA
- a CDS encoding CRISPR-associated protein Cas4, with amino-acid sequence MSLKKIHQIKEKYGTDDIVEMVHTFLTEENAQNQQRRIEEGRLGKFYPSSVGRCQRAVAYQMQGYPTKPINGQSLLIMENGTSFHNRMEDIFERMGILIAPELSLKHKELRISGRSDAIIWNFLLDKGEPPGEEISLFRKEQVEIQEGDELKKVEEDIEVYRGPNNHILIVEFKSIKSKNFHKLPKTKPEKKHEMQLQLYFKLTGIRRGLVYYENKDTQETKYYFVEYDEAMVEETIAYIKDIIRYVDGHDLPEREGNPLDIMCRYCDFRNICHIPVSEEEWLSIYFDEQEDAA; translated from the coding sequence ATGTCACTTAAGAAAATACATCAAATAAAAGAAAAATACGGTACGGATGATATCGTGGAAATGGTCCACACGTTTCTTACCGAAGAAAATGCACAAAATCAGCAAAGACGCATAGAGGAAGGCAGGCTCGGAAAGTTTTATCCGTCATCGGTGGGCCGCTGTCAAAGGGCAGTTGCCTATCAGATGCAAGGCTATCCGACAAAGCCCATTAATGGTCAATCCTTGCTGATTATGGAGAATGGGACGAGCTTTCATAATAGGATGGAAGATATCTTTGAAAGAATGGGAATCCTCATAGCACCCGAGCTGTCTTTAAAACATAAGGAGCTAAGGATTAGCGGGCGTTCGGATGCAATCATCTGGAACTTTTTGCTCGATAAAGGTGAACCGCCTGGGGAGGAAATCTCTCTCTTTAGAAAAGAGCAGGTTGAAATCCAGGAGGGCGACGAGCTTAAGAAGGTAGAAGAGGATATTGAAGTCTATCGTGGTCCAAACAATCATATCCTCATTGTCGAATTCAAGTCAATCAAGAGCAAGAACTTTCACAAGCTGCCAAAAACGAAGCCGGAGAAAAAACATGAAATGCAGCTGCAGCTGTATTTTAAATTAACAGGGATCCGAAGAGGTCTTGTCTATTATGAAAACAAAGACACACAAGAAACTAAATACTATTTTGTAGAGTATGACGAGGCAATGGTTGAAGAGACGATAGCGTATATCAAAGATATTATTCGTTATGTGGACGGCCACGACTTGCCTGAAAGGGAAGGGAATCCGCTTGATATCATGTGCCGATATTGTGATTTCCGCAATATCTGCCATATTCCTGTGTCAGAGGAAGAATGGCTATCTATTTATTTTGATGAACAAGAAGATGCTGCCTAA
- a CDS encoding DUF4236 domain-containing protein has product MGFRFRKSVNLGGGVRLTAGKKGVGISAGTKGLRVSHGADGKTRVTASIPGTGISYQETIGSKAKAPKQEQKLQQKPPVSSNYQFKGIVRNKVVDGERQSLSVLLGQLCTVYINNGEINIISDNSELGGDILPYHLNQIKPEKNVRDRGFWIFKYKEVELKLTLETDSGWQTVYTLIVNEQVADQFMEWFERVKK; this is encoded by the coding sequence ATGGGATTTCGTTTTAGAAAAAGTGTCAATCTAGGCGGGGGTGTCAGATTAACTGCAGGGAAAAAAGGTGTAGGGATATCCGCTGGGACGAAAGGCTTGCGTGTAAGTCATGGAGCTGATGGAAAAACTAGGGTAACTGCATCCATTCCTGGTACGGGCATTTCCTATCAGGAGACGATAGGATCTAAAGCCAAAGCACCAAAGCAGGAGCAGAAATTGCAACAGAAACCTCCTGTTAGCTCTAATTATCAGTTTAAAGGCATCGTCAGAAATAAAGTGGTAGATGGGGAGCGCCAATCACTTTCTGTATTGCTTGGTCAGCTGTGTACTGTTTATATCAACAATGGAGAAATTAATATTATTTCCGATAACTCTGAGTTGGGTGGCGATATTTTACCCTATCACTTGAATCAAATAAAACCAGAAAAGAATGTTCGTGACAGGGGATTCTGGATCTTTAAGTATAAAGAAGTTGAACTTAAACTAACTTTAGAAACCGATAGCGGCTGGCAAACGGTATACACTCTTATCGTAAATGAACAAGTTGCAGATCAATTCATGGAATGGTTTGAAAGAGTTAAAAAGTAA
- a CDS encoding sigma factor-like helix-turn-helix DNA-binding protein → MEDKEAQYEHIEKLVKSFQEGSVEAGFEMVRLFGYAEEPDDLSGFIKKYFNLLRYGVINFRDRDTRGFIRLSTADEQVKQALIPGFQYAETKKAARKIVQRMNDRMQFLNDTELIHELCYVLLYMAKRYKKKSPKKNFCGFLYSSYKFYAHNHFRNLFKDPSLYSNLHEGDEFIEHDDEIELQDQWYLDLYFERESLELGLNWILGKTATFPFSILTPFERTLLSLYDEKGYTYEEVGERMGYHRDTIWNKRKQIKQKLESAMKEPPC, encoded by the coding sequence ATGGAAGATAAAGAAGCCCAGTACGAGCACATTGAAAAATTAGTGAAGTCCTTCCAAGAAGGTTCTGTCGAAGCTGGGTTTGAAATGGTCCGGCTTTTTGGATATGCAGAAGAACCTGATGACCTTAGTGGCTTTATAAAGAAGTACTTCAACCTTCTGCGATATGGAGTCATCAATTTCCGAGACCGGGACACCAGGGGATTTATACGGCTTTCAACTGCTGACGAACAAGTAAAGCAGGCGTTAATTCCCGGCTTTCAGTATGCAGAAACAAAGAAAGCTGCCCGTAAGATTGTCCAGCGGATGAATGACCGTATGCAGTTCTTGAATGACACTGAATTAATCCACGAATTATGTTACGTCCTTCTCTACATGGCTAAACGCTACAAAAAGAAATCCCCTAAAAAAAATTTCTGCGGATTCCTCTACAGCAGCTATAAATTCTACGCACACAATCATTTTAGAAACCTTTTTAAAGACCCTTCCCTCTACAGCAATTTACATGAAGGTGACGAATTTATAGAACATGATGATGAAATAGAACTCCAGGACCAATGGTACCTTGACCTTTATTTTGAAAGAGAATCACTGGAACTTGGACTCAATTGGATTCTAGGTAAAACAGCTACATTCCCCTTCAGTATACTCACCCCTTTTGAACGTACCCTACTGTCACTTTACGATGAAAAAGGATATACGTATGAAGAAGTCGGAGAAAGAATGGGCTATCATCGTGATACGATATGGAATAAGAGGAAACAAATCAAACAAAAACTTGAATCAGCAATGAAGGAGCCTCCCTGCTAA
- a CDS encoding crossover junction endodeoxyribonuclease RuvC, producing MYFLGLDPSTKCTGFCLMDENKDIIEKGKIDISKIDDHGEKLAVQYKVIESLMDKYEITKVLCEDQYAKLNIDTVKKLSRTTGIYLLMAKLKGVELELIYPTSWRKVFHGYGSAKKEDTFDKVVAIYELEGLTFKKDNDMTDSVGIAWACVDMHKGVAA from the coding sequence ATGTATTTCTTGGGCTTGGACCCTTCAACCAAGTGCACAGGCTTCTGCTTGATGGATGAGAATAAAGATATCATTGAAAAAGGAAAGATTGATATCTCGAAAATTGATGACCACGGAGAAAAGCTTGCAGTACAGTATAAAGTAATTGAATCCCTAATGGATAAGTATGAAATCACCAAGGTTTTATGCGAAGATCAATACGCTAAATTAAACATTGATACCGTGAAAAAATTAAGCCGGACCACTGGCATTTACCTCCTTATGGCAAAGCTTAAGGGTGTCGAACTTGAATTAATCTACCCTACCAGCTGGCGCAAAGTCTTTCATGGTTATGGTTCCGCCAAAAAGGAGGACACCTTCGACAAAGTTGTTGCCATCTATGAACTAGAAGGCCTTACCTTTAAGAAAGACAACGATATGACTGATTCTGTTGGAATCGCTTGGGCATGCGTCGATATGCATAAAGGGGTGGCAGCATGA
- a CDS encoding metallophosphoesterase family protein, which produces MRSYRNSDDIMTPVTKEHLDKAIDIKLELQEMSPSRKTNWLEHKRLMELAGFYDSDTNEPYRSLIKHYQKEVGRLANAQRFTDMIADGKLEAIKHAVGEMYLEKQDFMRVKRELNKVKRELSKPLLIAEEVRNVMLDDTDFQIPPLALNPPYQFTHSTKAIIVITDWHIGATVHHMKGNHYNFKIAQKRIDKLLKKSLEYCDQFGIWDVTVACIGDMVEHINMRNVNQSYEAEFPLAEQIVKATKLITSFIVNLSEYVNVDFFCIAGNHDRFQANKTDVIDTDNVMYVIAENIKNTLELLNLPKVKFIEADKHFNYEHVVEINGKRIKLVHGDFEKRTDKGKIDKHIAADEEFYDAVIMGHFHYFEVIERNYGNLEIRVGSPMGRNSYSRKFKANSDPSQAIIIVTNEDIIPIRIGLNEEMETQLEEIGENE; this is translated from the coding sequence GTGAGAAGCTATCGAAATTCAGATGACATCATGACACCCGTAACTAAAGAACACCTTGATAAGGCCATCGATATTAAGCTCGAGCTGCAGGAAATGAGTCCGTCCCGTAAAACAAACTGGCTAGAGCATAAAAGACTGATGGAACTAGCCGGCTTTTACGACTCGGATACAAATGAACCCTACCGCTCCCTAATTAAGCATTATCAGAAAGAAGTCGGAAGGCTTGCCAATGCCCAGCGTTTTACAGACATGATTGCAGATGGAAAGCTTGAAGCAATCAAACATGCTGTGGGTGAAATGTATTTGGAAAAACAAGATTTTATGCGTGTAAAAAGAGAGCTCAACAAGGTTAAAAGAGAATTGTCTAAACCCCTATTAATCGCTGAAGAAGTACGAAATGTCATGCTTGATGACACTGACTTCCAAATCCCTCCCCTGGCTCTAAACCCTCCCTATCAATTCACCCATTCTACAAAAGCCATTATCGTCATTACAGACTGGCATATCGGTGCAACTGTCCACCACATGAAAGGTAACCACTACAATTTCAAAATAGCTCAGAAGCGGATTGACAAGCTGCTTAAAAAGTCCCTGGAGTACTGCGATCAATTTGGCATATGGGATGTAACTGTTGCGTGTATCGGAGACATGGTTGAGCACATCAATATGAGAAATGTTAATCAGAGCTACGAAGCCGAATTTCCGCTTGCAGAGCAAATTGTAAAGGCAACCAAACTGATCACGAGCTTCATTGTGAATCTATCAGAATATGTGAATGTCGATTTCTTCTGCATCGCCGGTAACCATGACCGCTTCCAGGCAAACAAAACAGATGTTATTGATACCGATAACGTAATGTATGTCATCGCTGAAAACATCAAGAACACTCTTGAGCTGCTTAACCTGCCAAAAGTTAAATTCATCGAGGCGGACAAGCACTTTAATTATGAGCATGTCGTTGAAATCAATGGCAAACGCATCAAGCTGGTTCATGGAGATTTTGAAAAGCGCACAGATAAAGGAAAAATAGACAAGCATATTGCTGCTGATGAAGAATTTTACGATGCCGTCATCATGGGTCACTTCCATTACTTTGAAGTCATCGAGCGAAACTATGGAAATCTTGAAATCCGAGTTGGATCCCCGATGGGCCGCAACTCTTACTCTCGTAAATTCAAAGCTAACAGCGATCCTTCCCAAGCCATCATTATTGTGACAAATGAAGATATCATTCCGATTCGAATTGGACTAAATGAAGAGATGGAAACACAACTTGAAGAAATTGGGGAAAATGAATAA
- a CDS encoding DUF2628 domain-containing protein: protein MFCTSCGTQLREQDSFCSKCGRSVNPTVGNTALDIDQEAIGQESEDFSLEQKLEEAFVGKNYDTYIDRWDRLEEKNGRISWNWATFLFGPFWFGYRKMYVPLLFILVAYLFVDLILYATGSDLWNLFIFPLTIILAMFGNYIYLKHTNKHINKANLTPLNNEQKMFYLKRKGGTSWLGVLFTVISLLIYGVLTAFIFPTDEDKIMIVKNGSFYDYPTTTVGNAFEDYFSEPEWEYVSGSAYDIVRFTGYDLSEEGNDIEVTMDFIITDDSFEAHSAWINQNKLSEDDMLSLLDSLLSGR from the coding sequence ATGTTCTGTACGAGTTGCGGTACACAACTGAGGGAACAAGATTCATTTTGCTCCAAGTGCGGAAGGTCAGTTAATCCGACAGTTGGAAATACAGCTCTGGATATAGACCAAGAGGCGATTGGTCAAGAATCGGAAGATTTTTCGCTTGAACAAAAATTGGAAGAAGCGTTTGTAGGGAAAAATTACGATACCTATATTGACAGATGGGATAGGCTTGAAGAAAAGAATGGTAGAATTAGCTGGAATTGGGCAACATTTTTATTTGGACCGTTTTGGTTTGGGTATAGAAAAATGTATGTTCCGCTGTTATTTATTTTAGTTGCTTATTTATTTGTTGATCTGATTTTGTATGCAACTGGATCTGATCTTTGGAATCTTTTTATTTTTCCTTTAACTATTATCCTGGCGATGTTTGGAAATTATATTTATCTTAAACATACAAACAAACATATAAACAAGGCGAACTTAACCCCATTGAATAATGAACAAAAAATGTTTTATTTAAAAAGAAAAGGTGGAACCAGCTGGTTAGGGGTATTGTTTACTGTAATTAGCTTATTAATTTATGGTGTTCTTACTGCTTTTATTTTCCCGACCGATGAAGACAAAATAATGATAGTGAAAAACGGATCGTTTTATGACTATCCGACTACTACTGTCGGAAATGCCTTTGAGGATTACTTTTCCGAACCGGAGTGGGAGTATGTCTCAGGTAGCGCCTATGATATTGTGCGATTCACCGGATATGACTTATCCGAGGAAGGTAACGATATTGAAGTTACAATGGATTTTATAATAACCGATGATTCATTTGAAGCTCATTCGGCATGGATAAATCAAAATAAACTATCTGAAGACGACATGTTGTCGCTATTAGACTCGCTTCTCTCCGGTCGATGA
- a CDS encoding PD-(D/E)XK nuclease family protein has product MTKFELSMDDIYTYLQCPMKYKLAKIHEIPSEDEFKSAVLYSKGIHQTISYFYHEVMQGKLPTLRQMRDKWAHYYYSIFEEDKRTKENFLLARTGTDHQRTQQILNRGMEATYAFYHENKDNPGTPIAVNYPFRISVQDDLILTGEFELIREYTDENKKRQIEIVDFKTSNNKTDASSGFFLRHDLRATAMFLAFQELFNSAPDRFVFDYIGTDKRLLLYRDQNEIKRLNSVLKGVSNGIRQEDFYPRQSFMCKNCSMLNYCDRLQF; this is encoded by the coding sequence ATGACAAAGTTCGAACTAAGCATGGACGATATCTATACGTACCTGCAATGCCCTATGAAATATAAGCTGGCCAAGATTCATGAGATTCCATCAGAAGATGAATTCAAAAGTGCCGTGCTCTATTCCAAGGGCATTCACCAAACAATATCCTATTTCTATCATGAAGTGATGCAAGGTAAGCTTCCAACACTCCGGCAAATGCGGGATAAATGGGCTCATTACTATTACTCCATTTTCGAAGAGGATAAACGGACAAAGGAAAACTTCCTGCTTGCTCGCACAGGGACGGACCATCAGCGAACGCAACAGATTTTAAACCGGGGCATGGAGGCTACCTATGCTTTTTATCATGAAAACAAAGACAACCCCGGGACCCCTATTGCCGTCAATTACCCTTTCCGTATCTCCGTTCAAGACGACCTGATTCTGACAGGCGAATTTGAACTGATTCGTGAGTATACAGATGAAAACAAGAAGCGACAGATAGAGATAGTGGACTTTAAAACGTCCAACAACAAAACAGACGCTTCCTCTGGTTTTTTCCTCAGACACGACCTCCGTGCAACTGCTATGTTTCTTGCCTTCCAGGAATTATTCAATTCAGCACCCGACCGCTTTGTGTTTGATTATATCGGAACAGACAAGCGGCTCCTCCTCTACAGAGACCAAAATGAAATCAAACGTCTAAACAGCGTTTTGAAAGGGGTTAGCAACGGAATCAGGCAGGAAGACTTCTATCCTCGGCAGTCTTTCATGTGCAAAAACTGCTCGATGTTGAACTACTGCGATAGATTGCAATTCTAA
- a CDS encoding DnaB-like helicase C-terminal domain-containing protein: MFDIAEKEPAAAQDPFSDAAAWPNKPEAENPFGNMPYNVVNNPNELSAELIKSVAGDKPPFFRTRMLDTIDAVEEYSWTRGEMGGLDWGFDSLNKAFEGLNTGVHLVGGQSNIGKSSFMMQLAWQVAQANRIPSKERPRKAFVLYFSLDDNNNELLPRFVAIDQRIPINVVRFPKKYQDNATYMEKRSIGVERLKDSADFINIVDVNNGSDIEYIEKTMEEYHVELQKVDPAYQLVVFIDNFHDITIGDEKLRAKTGGEKYDHIADSLTKIATRYDCPIVCTAEFRKLNGNRRPTVEDLRDSVKILYEAKAVMLCYNEVSLRGQQATVNWMRSDNPNKQAVYEVQIGKNKFSSFKGRCFFEFIPEMAYFREVPEAGAQRYAQMISG; encoded by the coding sequence ATGTTCGACATCGCAGAAAAAGAGCCGGCTGCTGCACAGGATCCGTTCTCTGATGCAGCTGCCTGGCCTAATAAACCAGAAGCGGAAAACCCATTCGGAAATATGCCTTACAATGTAGTGAATAACCCGAATGAGCTATCGGCTGAACTGATTAAATCGGTAGCAGGTGATAAGCCGCCTTTCTTTAGAACGAGAATGCTAGATACCATTGACGCCGTGGAAGAATACTCATGGACACGCGGGGAAATGGGAGGATTGGACTGGGGATTTGACAGTCTCAATAAAGCATTCGAAGGATTAAATACGGGTGTTCACTTAGTTGGCGGGCAAAGTAATATTGGGAAATCCTCCTTTATGATGCAGCTGGCATGGCAGGTTGCCCAGGCTAACCGAATTCCCTCAAAAGAAAGACCCCGAAAAGCATTTGTCCTCTATTTTTCCCTCGATGACAACAACAATGAATTGCTTCCGCGTTTTGTCGCAATAGATCAGCGGATCCCCATTAACGTTGTACGTTTCCCTAAGAAATACCAAGATAATGCCACATACATGGAAAAACGTTCCATTGGTGTTGAAAGACTGAAAGATTCAGCAGACTTCATCAATATTGTGGACGTAAACAACGGCTCTGATATTGAGTACATTGAAAAAACAATGGAAGAGTACCATGTTGAGCTTCAGAAGGTAGACCCGGCTTACCAGCTGGTCGTATTCATTGATAACTTCCATGACATCACGATTGGTGATGAAAAGCTCCGCGCCAAAACAGGCGGAGAGAAATATGATCACATAGCTGACTCTTTGACGAAGATTGCTACAAGATATGACTGCCCCATCGTATGTACTGCAGAATTCCGTAAACTGAATGGAAACCGCAGGCCGACTGTAGAGGATTTAAGGGATTCCGTTAAGATTCTTTACGAAGCGAAAGCTGTTATGCTTTGCTACAACGAGGTTTCCTTACGCGGCCAGCAGGCAACTGTAAACTGGATGCGCTCTGACAATCCAAATAAACAGGCTGTTTACGAGGTCCAGATCGGTAAAAACAAATTTAGCAGCTTTAAAGGCAGATGCTTCTTTGAATTCATTCCTGAGATGGCTTATTTCAGGGAAGTGCCGGAAGCCGGAGCGCAAAGGTATGCCCAAATGATTTCAGGGTAA
- a CDS encoding phosphoesterase, with product MFSNLRSLKGKLVNHFSHDDLDGYGATIISRLSTGHFHEVHQCSYANFEQELLARVTKIEGMEDENLLGLAILVTDIAPKESETLERLNALHQRGLTVVLLDHHDTNKYIADAYPDWAFIKKDLNGRDTCGTELCFEYLKEKELLTFIDNSTSIDSFIANVRDYDTWFWTKNGNLLAKDINTVFFAMSPDVWTKNQMRKFSAHLEGQGEVEYGLNDIEQMIAGLENEKERRYVQSRAKNLSERIWEADGETYKVGVVFGDQYHSTMGNDLHEQFPHLDFIAILDMNKGKGSLRTIHDHIHVGEISRAIRKGGGGHQKAAGFSFPIEEGLYGIESCFNSKNKFAISEFTIKP from the coding sequence ATGTTCTCAAATTTGCGTTCCCTTAAAGGGAAATTAGTAAACCATTTTTCTCATGATGACCTGGACGGATATGGAGCGACGATCATCAGCCGGCTAAGCACAGGTCATTTTCACGAAGTACATCAATGCAGCTATGCTAATTTTGAGCAGGAGCTGCTTGCTAGGGTTACAAAGATAGAAGGTATGGAGGATGAAAACCTTTTAGGACTGGCCATCCTTGTAACGGATATAGCTCCAAAGGAAAGTGAAACACTTGAAAGGCTTAATGCTCTCCACCAACGGGGTTTAACCGTGGTTCTCCTGGATCATCATGATACCAATAAATATATTGCTGATGCTTATCCGGATTGGGCTTTTATAAAAAAAGATCTCAATGGCAGAGATACGTGTGGAACAGAGCTCTGCTTTGAATATCTTAAGGAAAAGGAACTTCTGACGTTCATTGATAATTCAACCTCTATTGATAGTTTTATAGCCAATGTACGGGATTACGACACCTGGTTTTGGACGAAGAATGGGAATCTGCTGGCCAAGGATATAAACACCGTATTCTTTGCTATGAGCCCAGATGTATGGACAAAAAACCAGATGCGGAAATTTTCCGCGCATTTGGAAGGTCAAGGGGAAGTAGAATATGGCCTTAATGACATTGAGCAAATGATAGCTGGACTTGAGAATGAAAAAGAACGCCGATATGTTCAAAGCCGGGCAAAAAATTTATCCGAAAGAATTTGGGAGGCTGATGGAGAAACCTATAAGGTTGGTGTTGTATTTGGAGACCAATACCATTCCACAATGGGAAATGACCTTCATGAGCAGTTTCCGCACCTTGACTTTATTGCAATATTAGACATGAATAAAGGGAAGGGAAGCCTTCGGACCATTCATGACCATATCCATGTAGGGGAAATCTCCCGGGCTATCAGGAAGGGTGGCGGCGGCCATCAAAAGGCTGCAGGGTTTTCCTTTCCTATTGAAGAAGGACTATATGGAATTGAAAGCTGCTTTAATTCAAAAAATAAATTTGCTATTTCTGAATTCACTATAAAGCCATAA